The following proteins are co-located in the Desulfatirhabdium butyrativorans DSM 18734 genome:
- a CDS encoding transferase, with translation MRDITSLLHRITQRISINLREQHFDIHPYVERTIPLSQMIKFYAFYGITPHHPLNFHFSHSSLAGSYFLGKCSVDHSILYKSDIRGDELKHKGDIFPFENASITVHEDEAIDVRDSFLIKTLVHNFSHDPESLENFFIHDTLAMHYANIHGSPTEGCFMEPFSTVDLTTQHDCVIGRFSYIQVGEMSHLKIPAGTIWIRKPGAFNFLYRFPQHILDRYILYDPISGPPRGIFMDFLEARKADFKRVFDVMHIDPSIKIPAGASLDRYAVVKPKVQIGENVLVAQRSYLENCWMGKGANAQENCYIINSRLEGYDVTAHGAKLIHSMLDRNVFVGFNSFIRGQMDHPVRIGKGCIVMPHTIIDTPAGITIPDDHLVWGIIESEADLPHHSMAIEQFSRISEGLMVRDMMFEGDGAAFVHAFRHRIEHILEANGAYFDGIHNQGHAQKNRFIAFNTIQPYPDGDRMGMYPTIDIRP, from the coding sequence ATGCGAGACATCACAAGCCTGCTGCACCGGATCACCCAGAGAATCAGCATCAACTTGCGGGAACAGCACTTCGATATCCATCCCTATGTCGAGCGCACCATTCCCCTGAGCCAGATGATCAAATTCTATGCGTTCTACGGCATTACCCCCCACCATCCCCTCAACTTCCATTTCAGCCATTCCAGCCTGGCGGGGAGTTATTTCCTCGGCAAATGCAGTGTCGATCACTCCATCCTGTACAAGAGCGACATCCGGGGGGACGAACTCAAGCACAAGGGGGATATCTTTCCCTTCGAAAACGCCTCCATCACCGTCCATGAAGATGAGGCCATCGATGTTCGGGACAGTTTCCTCATCAAGACCCTGGTGCACAATTTTTCACACGACCCGGAAAGCCTCGAAAATTTTTTCATCCATGACACCCTGGCCATGCATTACGCCAATATTCACGGCTCGCCGACGGAAGGCTGCTTCATGGAGCCATTCAGTACGGTGGATTTGACGACGCAGCACGATTGCGTGATCGGCCGCTTTTCCTACATTCAGGTCGGGGAGATGTCCCATCTGAAAATTCCGGCGGGAACCATCTGGATTCGAAAACCGGGCGCCTTCAATTTCCTCTACCGCTTCCCCCAGCACATTCTCGATCGCTATATTCTGTATGATCCCATCAGCGGCCCCCCGCGCGGAATTTTTATGGACTTTCTCGAGGCACGTAAGGCCGATTTCAAGCGAGTATTCGATGTCATGCATATCGATCCATCCATCAAGATCCCTGCGGGGGCATCCCTGGACCGGTATGCCGTCGTCAAGCCGAAAGTGCAGATCGGCGAGAACGTTCTGGTCGCACAGCGCAGCTATCTGGAAAACTGCTGGATGGGAAAAGGCGCAAACGCCCAGGAAAACTGCTACATCATCAACTCCAGACTCGAAGGCTACGATGTCACAGCCCACGGCGCCAAATTGATCCATTCCATGCTCGATCGGAACGTATTCGTGGGATTCAACTCCTTCATCCGGGGGCAAATGGATCATCCGGTGCGCATCGGCAAAGGCTGCATCGTCATGCCGCACACCATCATCGATACACCGGCCGGCATCACGATTCCGGATGACCATCTCGTGTGGGGCATCATCGAATCGGAGGCCGACCTTCCCCACCACAGCATGGCCATCGAGCAGTTCTCCCGCATCAGCGAGGGCCTCATGGTCCGGGACATGATGTTTGAAGGCGACGGGGCGGCATTCGTTCATGCATTCCGGCACCGGATCGAGCACATCCTCGAAGCCAACGGGGCGTATTTCGACGGCATCCACAACCAGGGGCATGCCCAGAAGAACCGCTTCATCGCGTTCAACACCATCCAGCCCTACCCGGACGGCGATCGCATGGGCATGTATCCCACCATTGACATCCGGCCCTGA
- the panB gene encoding 3-methyl-2-oxobutanoate hydroxymethyltransferase, whose amino-acid sequence MPSPITIPALFRMKRQSEKIAAVTAYDFPTAKIAEDAGIHLVLVGDSLGMVVQGNTNTLPVTMEEMLYHTRIVARTCRQAFVVGDMPFMSYQTDIPAAIANAGRFIKEAGAAAVKLEGGASVSRVIEALTEAGISVQAHIGLTPQSVHQMGGYKVQRDEERLLNDALEVEAAGAFSVVLEGIPADIAATITQRLQIPTIGIGAGPHCDGQILVIHDLLGLTDRHVPKFVKPYAQLMAIGKDAVAKYVQEVGSGEFPGPEHCY is encoded by the coding sequence ATGCCATCACCCATCACCATTCCCGCTCTTTTCAGGATGAAGCGGCAATCCGAAAAAATCGCCGCCGTAACCGCCTACGATTTCCCCACAGCCAAAATCGCCGAAGATGCCGGTATCCATCTGGTTCTGGTTGGCGATTCCCTGGGCATGGTCGTACAGGGCAATACCAACACCCTGCCCGTCACGATGGAGGAAATGCTCTACCATACCCGCATCGTGGCGCGAACCTGCAGGCAAGCCTTCGTCGTCGGGGACATGCCCTTCATGTCCTACCAGACGGACATTCCCGCAGCCATTGCCAATGCGGGAAGATTCATCAAGGAGGCTGGCGCTGCGGCCGTCAAGCTTGAAGGCGGCGCATCGGTGAGCAGGGTAATCGAGGCCTTGACCGAAGCCGGAATTTCCGTTCAGGCCCACATCGGCCTCACCCCCCAATCCGTTCACCAGATGGGCGGGTACAAGGTGCAGCGGGATGAGGAGCGGCTTCTGAACGATGCGCTCGAAGTGGAGGCTGCCGGCGCCTTTTCCGTCGTCCTGGAAGGCATTCCGGCGGATATCGCTGCAACCATCACCCAACGGCTGCAAATCCCCACCATCGGCATTGGCGCCGGCCCGCACTGCGACGGCCAGATCCTTGTCATCCATGACCTGCTGGGATTGACGGACCGCCATGTCCCGAAATTCGTCAAGCCCTACGCCCAGTTGATGGCCATCGGCAAAGACGCCGTGGCGAAATACGTCCAGGAAGTGGGTTCCGGCGAATTCCCGGGACCGGAGCATTGTTATTAA